The DNA sequence CGTATAGCGAGGTCCTTAGACAATGCCGGGGAGGGGAACCTTGTGAGCATGCTGCTTGCGGCAGCCGCAGAATTAATGACAAACGTGGAGGCAACGTCGACGCTGAGCCGAATGTCTTCGATTCAGGCCGGACGAAACAGAACGCCACCCTCCACCGTCGAAGCGGCATTAATGACACTTTCAGCCGCTCAAACACGTACTGCTCTGCTGGCAGCTTTGTGTGCTTTGGAAGAAAAGCCGGGCGTGAAGGTGTACCGCCGGAGGGCTTTCTACGCGCTTAAAGATACCTTCTCTCTCAGCGTCAGCACTCCAGGAAGAAGCCTGGCAGACTGTGCATCATCCATCAGAGAACAGCGCCGGTATCGTGGCGACCAGCGCATCCCACTCCGGGCCATAGGCTCGACCCTGCTGCTGAAGGGACTGGAATGCGATCACGCTATGATTCTTGATGCGGGCAGCATGAGTACAAATGATCTTTACGTTGCGCTTTCACGGGGAGCCAAATCCGTGACGGTTTTTTCCCGGTCACCGTTGTATCCATCCCCATAGACTGAAGACACCAGAACTCTGATGCAGGATTGAACCTGCCAACGATAAAGAGGGGTATGAGAGTGAACACATTTTCAATGGATGAGTCTGGCTATACCGGCTTCGACCTGCTGCAGAAATCTCAGCCCTGGCAGGGCGCAACTGCGGTGATGATAAGCCAGGGTGATGCAGCCCTTCTGATACGAGAGCATTTTCCCAAGCTTCAGGCGCCCGAACTCAAGTACAGCTCGCTGAAGAGGCGCCCTGGGAACCAGAAGCCGCTATACAACCTGCAGCGGGACATCCTGCAGAATTTTTCGAGCGTGACCTGCGTGGCCAATAAGAGTTTCATGCTGATACTGATGTTTATCGATTACGCGGTTGAACCCTTCTATTACGATCTGGGCGTTAACCTTTACGAGGATGGCGGAAATCTGTCGATGGCCTCCCTGGCTTATTACCTTGGTCCCGGTTATTTTGGCAGAGACTTTGACACCATCCTGCAGGCATTTCAGCGGGCCATGAGGGAAAAACGCCAGAGGCGGTGAATGCGCTGACAGCCCGCATCCGTGAGGTTGACTGGCACCAGCTGCCGGAATTTCTGGGACCGATGGCGCTTGCTCACCCTGACTGCATCGATGCCATCCTTGATCCGGATGTATCGACAGACGCATCCTTTACGCTTCTGCAGTCAGTCATTACGCGCACTGAGCTCATGTCTTCACAACGCTACCGCATTGAACACGACCGTTCGGAGAATCTCAAGCGATATCATGAACATCTTTCTTTCCTGATTGGCTGTCAGACACCGGCAGAATTCAGGCATTCAGACATTGCCCGTATACGGTTCCCGCTCAAGCTTGAAGAAGTGTACCAGGTGGACTCCCGCGACAGTCCGGCCGTACAGCTCTGCGACGTGCTGGTTGGTGGGGCGGTCAGCGTGGCGGAACTGCTGATGAAAGAGAAGTCACTCTCTTTCTATTCACCCCTGAAGCTCTACCGTGATGACCAGATAATTCACTTTCTTCCCGACCTGGACTTTGAAAAGCAGCGTGAGTTTCGCCGCGGAAGTCAGGGCAGCGAGTTTATTGATTTTATTCAGGATGAATTTTACAAGGCACGGTGACGTCACTGATAAAGGCCCGGATGCCGGGCATGTTAATTTTCTTTCTTGCGGCCAGCATTTTTATCTTCTTCTGAACGGGGCAGCGGATCGATAAGTATCTCCGTGGCCGGCACGCGAAGCATCTGTGTCTTCCCATTACCATGAAATTCAAGTGCCACCGAAGACCCAAACGAGGAGATGGCCACAGTCACGTCCTCATAACGTGAGGCATAAGGTTTATAGTTAGTTTTGCTTCCTGTAATACCGTGCTCAGCCAGCACGTTACTCCAGGTTTCCTGCAAGTACACGGTCGCATGATCGTGACGAATACCCAGCAGCCGCATGGTCTGGTTGGCCGTGGCATCAAACAGACCCAGATAAAAGGTGACGCTAATAAAAATAAAGGCCGTGCCCAGGGTATTCACCAGCCGTATTTCCGACCTTAGCTTAACGGGCGTTTGCTGATCACTGAAAATCAGATCCATCTGTGCACCCCGCTGGCGGTTCAGGTCAATCAGGATGTACCAGGCACCCAGGTAGAGTGACGCACAGATAAGTTTTATATACCACAGGGCGTGGTCTTCGTGGACCATCGTCAGCATCCCAAGTACAGTCAGTACTGACATCAGATAAAACATGGGAGTAAACGATGGAAATCTGTAGTGATAGAGGATCGGTCGCCTGCGTTTATAGTTCCGGCAGAATTCAGAGTGGCCGTAACGCAATACGGTTTTTCTGCGTCGGGCCTCGCGCATCAGCGCCTCAAGCCTGGAAAAGCCGCGGGATGTGCGATTCAGCCGTGACAATCTGAATAGCAGATACCACATAGCCACGCCGAGGCACATCAGGAAAAAGTAGGTTACCAGCGTGCCTACAGAAAAAACCGTGACGGTCAGGAAAATGCGTAACGTATCGCCTATCGTCAGACCGTCAGGAAAGCCGCCGTAGCGGCCACAATAAATCAGCAATATCGCCCCGCCCATCAGGAACGAAACTTTTGTAAGAACGGCCAGTGCCTTCTCTGTCAGCTCAAAGAATCTTTTCAGCGTGTCCATACCCGCCTCCATGCGTGCAGTTAAGAAACAAGCAGCCTAGCGAAGCGGGATTGAATGTCAAGATTAACTTATGTGTTTCGCACTGACTCCATCAGCAACTGCCGCGCGTCGCCCGCCTCCCAGGAAAACTGCATCTGGTTGTCCGCCGCCACGTCCAGCGCAAACACCTGCACGCAGATATCAGTGGTCTCCTCCTTTTTGTGCCCCATCAGGGCCTTCTTGTGCGTGTGGCTGTAGAACAGGCGCATTGCAAATGAATGCTGGGGCAGACGGTCAGCGGAAAGGTAACGCCGTCACGCTCCGCCTCCGCCACCGCCTCGTTCAGCCCGCGCTTGGCCGTGCGGTCGATGACCGGCCACAGCGGATAGTGGCGCTTCGGCCGGAAGGTGGCCATGTGCTGGTGCAGCTGCGACAGAAACCGCTTGTCGGTCAGCGGCACGATGCGCTCCGGCACCTGATTTTCATCCTTGCGCGGCCTTCCCCGCCCGCGGCTGCGCTGCTTGAGGGTTTTGAGCACCACGTAGGGCTGGCAGCCGTCGTCCAGCACGAAATCGGCCGGCGTCAGCGCCAGCGCCTCGTTGATGCGCGCGCCGGTGTTCCACATCAGGTTCACCAGGCTTGCGCGCTGCAGGTCGGGAATGTAGGAGAAAAGCGCGGCCACCTCGGGCGCCAGCAGGTAGCGCGGCAGCCGGCCGTCGTGCAGCGCCATCCGTCTGAGCCGCATTGCCTGCGGCAGGTTCATAGCGGGCACGCGCGCGCCCGCGTGAAGTCGTTCCGGCAGTCCGGCGGGCATGTTTACCTCTGTTATCGTCACGCCCGTGTCAACAGGCGTCGCTGCGTGAATTTTGTGAAAGTTTGCGGGCCCCTTTATCGCCAGATTTTAAGGAGCGACGTTTCGCCCTGTTTCGGCGGTTTTCTGTCCGGCCAGCGGATTGGTGGGAAAATTTTCCCCCGCCCGCCCGCGTTTGGCTACCGGAAAAAATACCTGAAAGCCGGATCCGCCGAAAAGACAAAATGTCCGGGTTTCCTGTTTATTTCCCAAAAACGGACATCATTAGGATCGACCCGGGATCCGGGCACGATCGGAGACAGAGAAGAAAACACTAAATACAGACCCAGAATGACAATTCGGGTACATCATATAGTGCCTCAGGCAAAATGCCCGGCCCGGCAGCGCAGGATCCGCCTATAAGGGAAAGCAAACACACGGCAAGTTCCCCGTTAATAGATGCAGTTAAGTTATGAGTCATGCCGGATGACCCGTGCCGGAACAGCACGGGCGAACAGACAAAGTTACAGGACATTATCACTTTGGCTCATTGAATGTCTTTACGAATCTTATGGATAAGAAGGGTACTGGAAGAAGCCCCACGAGTTAACTGCATTAAATTATCCAGAACCTTACTGTCGTAGGCGTCCAGAAATTTGAGGGGAATTTGCAGACATTTAAGAACCCATGGTAACAATGCCACATAAGCACCGCCAGGTATTCCTTTATATTCCATCAATGCTCCAGCGGCATTTGGGATCAGGCCGGAAATATCCATGCCAGCTACACGCTCTGCTCTTTTTTCAATATTTTTTATCTCTTTGTTGAGGTTGTAAATTTCTATTGCAAGCTCTTCTTCCGACAACCCGGCGAATCTCGATAATATTTCAGGGATTTTTTTCGACCATGTTCTGTCATAACATCGTCTAGTTCAAGAACGTTCATATCATTACTGATGGTCAACACATTATTAAGTAATATCCCCACCTCGGACTCTCTGAGTTGATAATTTGATGCCTGTACGCCGTTATATATTCCATTAATTATTTTGCATGCGTTAACTTCAGAATAACCCGAATTGTCGAAAGGGAAATGATGCGCATTTAGACCCTGTGCAAATTCAAAGCTCATGGCGCTGGATGTCAGCTCTATAAAGAGATCTTTACCTCGGGATTTATAAATATTGCCTGCAAAATTCCCTGCGCCGAACTCACTCAGACCCATCGCTCCTTTTTGATCAAGTATATATTCTAGGTAAGAGGCCTTATGTGATAAGGAATCCGCCAAAACCTTCAGGGCACCAACGCCAGAATTCCAGCAACTTTTCTGCAACTGGTACTGCATTTCACTATCAAATGAATACCCAAACAAACCAGTCTTCTTTCTGATCTCAATCAGAGAGGCAGAAGTCAATCGTCGGGAAAAAGAATACAGTTGGAGTCAGTCGAAAGCACATCGGCTAGGAAATCAGTATCATATCTGTGAATATTTTGAAAGGCGACGAATTTAACCCTCCCTCTTCTGACAAGTTCAAGTAACTCAGATCTGGTGAGCCTGAAGGTTTCGTAAAAACTTTGATAGTTTGGTGCATCAGTAATTGGAACGGCGATAATGACAATTTCGTAGAGTGAAAGATACTCTCGAATGTTGTTTCTTTGAAACACCGTTGCATCAACGAAGCAGCTGCTGGTTGTTTTTTTAAAAGCATCCGGCAAGCATTCTTCACGGGTCATTAATACATCAGAAAAGACTGAAAATTTATTCTGAGACCAGAAATCTTGATCTTCTTCATATTTTTCCACTATTTCACGAGGAAATTTGTTTTGCAAATATCCACCGGAAATAAGCGTTAAGTTACCGGATGTATTTCTGGCCACTTGGACATCAAAATTATATTCTGGAAAGTTTTTATCGGTGTAATTTTCATATGAATAACCATAATAACCCAGCCCTTCACAGATCAAAATAACATTCTGAAAATCTGATTCGGACACGCGGTTTTTAAAAGTAAATTTAATAGTATTGTCCGCCCAGCTGATTCTTACATTAAAGGGATGCCTTTCCGATGGCATAGCCATGTTGATTTTGTTGTTAAAGTCTGAGATATTAAAAGACTGACCAAAAAGATTAATTCTTTCATAATGGTTTCTCAGGTTTATTCTTATGAAATCTTTACTTTCATTTTCGACAAAAAGCGGTCCCGGAACCCCCATTGTTTTGTAGTGATAATTATATAACGCATTTACCTCCTGAAGCGACATGCCTGACTCTTGAAGGTTTCTTACTACCGCATAAAACCTCTTATTATCATGAAAAAGACCCCCATGATCTAACCTGTAATGTTGAAGGATGAATGACTCATAGTTGGCCTTAACATATTCAATTAATGAGGGTAATGAGGTCAGAAAAGACATAGCCATAATGATAAAACTCCCAAATTAACGTGTTCTATGCACTTATCCTATCAAAAGCTCGTTAAAACTGGTTCTCAAGACAATATGGTTTTTAGACTTTACTGGGTAGACACTTAAGGTTTTTTATAACTTAATTAATCGATAAAACTATTCTTTCGATGCGAACTACAAAATTTTGGAATTTCTTCGTATCAATGTTACTGACTAACTGTATTTTAGCCAGATTTTTGAGCGACATCTTTAAACTCTATCAGCAGAATCACCTGGCTCTCTTCCTACTTATTAAAATGTCTATTTGAAAAAGTAGCTTTACGGAAACCGTTGCATCAGGGGATAATTCCCGCCAGATTTCAGCACAGCGCGCCGTTACGGCGGCTTCACTTACGGCGATAAGGAATCACATGACTGACCCGGCTGATGGCCATTTTTTGCCGCGCGCGCTGCATCTTTCTTCTTTTGAAGAACAGGATGCGTCTGCTCTGGCCGCGATAAACGGCAGCCAGCCTCTGAACCCGGCGCAGGCTTACCTTATCGGCCTGTCATCCTCTGCCAGCAGAAAGACGATGCGTTCTTTTCTGAATATCGTGGCGGGAATGCTCGGTTTCAGCTCCATGCAAAGCTGCGCCTGGGGCAGCCTGCGCCGTCACCACGTTCGCGGCCTGCTGGAAATGCTCGCGGCCAGCGGCCGGGCGCCTGCGACTATCAACACCTATCTTTCTGCGCTGAAAGGCACCGCCCGCGAGGCGTGGATGATGAAGCAGACAGATACGGAGAGTTATCAGCAAATTCAGGCAGTACGGGCGGTAAGGGAAGCCGGCTGGCCCGTGGTCGTGCGCTTTCCACGGAAGAAATTCATGCGTTGTTCCGCTGCTGTGAAGAGGACTCCGCCTGCAGAGGCCCACGCGATGCGGCCATGCTGGCGGTAATGCTCGGCTGCGGCCTGCGCCGTTCAGAAGTGATTGACCTGGATTACGCCAGCATTCTGCCTCAGGAGCAGGCGCTGCTGGTACGCGGTAAGGGAAATAAAGAGCGACTGGCTTTTATGCCGGCGACGGTCTGGCAGCGCATCTATACTTGGACGGAGACGGTTCGCGGCGAGCAGGACGGGCCGCTGTTTACCCGCATACGCGCCGGTGACAGTGTCACTGATGAGCGCATGACGCCGCAGGCGGTGTACCACATCCTCAATGAGCGACGTACTCAAAGTGGAATCGATGAATGCGCACCGCACGATTTACGCCGCACGTTCGCTTCCATGATGCTGGATAACGGCGAAGACCTGATAACAGTCCGCGATGCGATGGGCCATGCCAGCGTCACCACCACACAGAAGTACGACCGGCGGGGTGATGAGCGTTTACGCAGGGCAGCTGACAAGCTAAATTTTTAATGTGTATGTATTTGCCCGATTCAGCCGCGTAATGCGATTTTATTTGCTTATATGACGTGCCGAAAAAGGGACTGTTGTCAGATTCGAAGATGAATCCGATACAGCACCGCCGGTAGATCCAGAGAAGAGTGATGCTGCTGGTAAATAAGCCAACTGTGAGGCGAAGAAAGAGGACAGGGGTGCCATGATGACCGTTTGAACAGCTCTGATTAGTATGAGCTTTTTAGAATTAAACAGTCAAAAATGTCACCACGTCTTTTCGAATCAGGATGACACTCATCACGCAGGAATTGGCCTTTGCCAGGAATTTGTACCCGTTTGCACACAGGCTGTCCACTTTTTCTGTGGATAAGTCTGCTCACTCTACAGTTAATAATTTACCCGCCCCGAACTGAGCAGGAATTTTGCCGGTACTTAGTGATGCATTTGCTTCAAATCTTCTTCAGACAAACCGGTCATTTGCATAACTGACATTCTGTTCATACCGTTTTCCAGCAGGTTGCGGGCAATTTTCAGGCTGGCTTCAAGCTCGCCAAGCTAACGCCCTTTTTCAATACCTTTCTCCATGCCTTTTTGCTCAAGCTGTTGTGCAAGGGTCATCAGTTTGTCTCATGCTGCGGCACTCGCTGTGCCAGTTCACGAATAATGGCTTCCGCATCCGGCGTTTCACCGGCCTGCAGCATATAGTTTACCAGCGCCATGACCTGCTGTCCGGTCATAAATTCGGTCAGCATCAGCGTGACCAGTTGGTCGAGAAACACATTCAGGTCGCGCTGGCGGATAAGCTTCTGCAGCAGGGTCAGGGCTGCCATGCTGCGGTGATTCATAATTTCTTCCCGGTATGACGGTTACGTCAACCAGCGGAAAGTGACCGTTGTAGAGTTCCTCTGCCCGCTCAGGTTCGCTGAACAGCTGCAGCCAGTTCATGGTATGCGGATACGGACTGTGTTTGCCTTGGTAGAACAGCACCATCACTGAATTGAAAGGCAACCATGCCATTTACGCATCGCAGCCGGAAAAAATTGCGACCCTGATCGAAAAAGCGGCGCAAAGTTTATCTCAGTAAACATTAGTTAAATGCTTTATTGGCCAGTCATTCTTTGAATGATTGCCAAGTGTAAAAGCAAATATAAGAAAAAAGACTTCTAAATCAAATGCTCCGCCCATGAGGCGTCGCCAACAGAAAAGAGAATAAAGAGATGAAAACTATTCAGGTAAAAGACGGTTCTAAGATTGCATATAAAGACTTTGGCAAGGGACAAACCATTATTTTCTCCCACGGCTGGCCATTATCAAGTGATGCATGGGATGCGCAAATGTTGTTCTTCGGTCAGCAGGGGTTCCGTGTAATAGCTCACGATCGCCGCAGCCATGGCAACTCGAGTCAGACGTGGGACGGCAATGATATGGATACCTACGCTGAAGATTTATCATCACTCATCGAACAGTTAGATCTCAACGATGTTGTTCTGATTGGACACTCTACTGGCGGTGGGGAAGTCGCACGCTATATCGGTACGTATGGCTCGGCACGCGTCAGCAAAGCAGTACTTATCGGCGCAGTACCTCCGATTATGCTGCAGAGTGAGAAAAACCCTGGTGGTCTGCCTATGGAAGTGTTTGATGGCATCCGTGCTGCGGTCGAAAAAGACCGTTCTCAGTTCTACAAGGATCTGACCACGCCGTTTTTCAACTATAACCGTTCGTCAGAGACGCCTTCTGATGGTGTGAGAGAAAGCTTCTGGCTTCAGGGTATGCAGGGTATGCAGGGTATGCAGGGTGGGATCAAAGGTCAATATGACTGTATCAAACAGTTCTCTGAGGTTGATTTCACTGATGACCTTAAGAAAATCGATGTGCCAACCCTGATCATGCACGGTGATGACGATCAGATCGTTCCGCTGGCCGACTCTGCCATTCTGTCCGCGCAACTTGTCAAAGATGCGCAGCTCAAGGTCTATGCAGGATTTGGCCACGGAATGACAATCACCCAAGCCGGGACGATTAATGAAGACCTGCTGCGATTCATTGAAGAGTAAAGCGATAGGGGACATACAAGGCCCCATTTACACCCGTTTTTCCAGGTCTTGAACGAATTTTTAAAAAAATTCAGTGCCTAAAAATATACCCACTTACCCACGCTTAAAGTGTGCTTAAAAATAATTTAATGAGGATATAACCATGAAAAACGTAACTAAAGCCTTTGCCGTAATCGTACTAACTGCCGCTTCTTTTGCCACTGTTGCCGCGACCGAAGTTAACGCTGTACCTGTGAAGGGGCAAAGTATAGGGGTGATCAACGCTTCAGCTGTCGGAACTAATTTGAGCGACCTGCAGGACAAACTGGCGGCGAAAGCGACTGAACATGGTGCAACGTCTTACCGTATTATTTCGGCCGGTGGCGATAACCATCTGTACGGTACTGCTGAAATCTACAAATAAGCTTTAGCAAAATGGAATGCTTTTAACTTACCTATAGACGACTGGTCTAGTTCTTGGTAGATTAAACATATGAATACTACATCTCAACTACATAACAATGAAATCCGCGAGCACATTCTTGCGACAGGTCAGCGTATTATGGCTGGTAAAGGATTTTCTGCGGTCGGATTGAATGAAATACTCAAAGATGCTGGTGTGCCTAAAGGCTCTTTCTATCACTACTTTAGTTCGAAAGAAGCTTTTGGCGTAGATATGCTGGCACACTATTTTGATGATTATCTAGCCGATATCGACAGGACACTGAGCCAGCCAGGTCTCAATATGGCTCAGCGACTGATGAACTACTGGCAGCAGTGGCGAGAATCTCAGTCGTTCTCTGAGTGTCAGGGTAAGTGTCTTGCCGTGAAACTAGGTGCTGAAGTTGCCGATCTTTCGGACACGATGCGCTTAACGCTAGAGGCAGGCACTTCAGGGATAATCTCGCGTCTGGCCGAAGCGTTAGAAACGGGCGTAGCCGAGGGGTCTCTCACGATTGAAGATACACCTCGTACTGTGGCAGAAAGCCTCTACCAGCTTTGGGTTGGTGCAAGCGTAATGGTCAAGATTGTTCGAAATACTGGCCCGTTTGATTCAGCGCTGATCACGACAAGAAAAATTATTCATATTACCCCCTAGCAAGGGGGCAATCAGTATAGAGCCGTTTTTTACACCTATTTTATAGACGACCGGTCTAATATTAACCGCAATGGATAGACGACCGGTCTAATTAAACAATCAATCTGAAATGCAGGAGAGTAATCATGAAAATTCTTATGGTCTTAACCTCACACGACAAACTGGGTGACACCGGCCGCCAGACCGGCTTTTGGCTGGAAGAGCTGGCCGCACCTTACTACGCCTTTAAAGATGCAGGCGCAGAAATTACGCTGGCTTCACCGAAAGGCGGTAACCCGCCGTTAGACCCAAAAAGTAATGAGCCTGACTTCCAGACCGCGCAGACCCACCGCTTCGAGGCAGACGCCGGAGCAACAGCACACCTGGCTTCAACGGTTCGCCTCGACAGCGTTTCACAAGCTGATTACGACGCCGTTTTTTATCCGGGTGGCCACGGGCCTCTGTGGGACCTGGCCGAAGATAAAAACTCCATCGCCCTTATCGAAGCATTCCTGGCGGCAGACAAGCACGTCGCTCTGGTCTGCCATGCGCCTGGCGTGCTGCGCCACGTCAAAACCCCGGAGGGAAAACCGCTGGTAGAAGGCCGTAAGGTCACAGGTTTTACCAACAGCGAAGAGGAAGCCGTGGGCCTGACGCAGATTGTGCCTTTCCTGGTAGAAGACGAGCTGATTGCCAAAGGCGGGATTTACTCGAAAGGGGCGGACTGGAGTTCTTATGTGGTCAGCGACGGCCTGCTGATCACCGGGCAAAACCCAACGTCCTCGGCGGCGACGGCGGCTCAGCTGCTTAAGCAGCTGGGTGCATAACTGTTGACGAAGTTAAGGTGACAGGATGCCCACCTGTCACCTCTTACGCTGATCACTCATGGAAAATCCTTATGAATCATAAAGCCTTATTCGAGCCAACCAAGCTTGGTCCTTATACCCTTAAAAATCGCATTGTATTCCCACCACTGACGCGCCAAAGAAGTGAACAACCCGGTAATGTACCCACCGATCTCATGGCCGAATATTACCGTCAACGCGCGGGTGCAGGTTTCATGATCACTGAAGGCACTCAGATTGAGCCCCGTGGACAAGGTTATGCCTGGACACCGGGAATTTATACTGAGCAACAAATTGAGGGTTGGAAAAAGTGACCCGCGCGGTCCATGCCGAAGGGGGATTATTTTTGCACAACTTTGGCATGTGGGACGCGTTTCCCATTCTGCACTGCAACCAGAAGAAAGTGCCCCCGTTGCGCCTTCAGCGATTCAGGCTGAACAAGCAAAGGCTTTTATTGAGACAGGGCCAGGTACGGGCACGTTGGTTATCCCTTCGATTCCCCGCGAACTGACTCGGTCAGAAATTAAAGATCTCGTGAATTTATATGCCCAGGCGGCGAAAAATGCCATCAATGCAGGTTTTGACGGGGTCGAGATCCATGCTGCGAATGGCTATTTGGTTAATCAGTTCATTTCAGAGCATGCAAACCAGCGTAATGATGAATACGGCGGTTCTATTGAAAATCGACTGCGGTTTCTGGATGAAATTGTTCAGGCTATCACTAATGCAATAGGGGCAGACCGTCTGGGCGTTCGCTTCACGCCTTTATTTTCCAGCACAGATGAAGACCGCGTCTATATCGGCTTGGTTGAAAGTGATCCGCATAAGACCTACGTAGAAGCTGTAAAAATCCTGGAAAACGCCGGTGTTGCCTATGTGTCTATAGCCGAAGCCGATTGGGAAAATGCTCCGGACTTGCCCGAAGCGTTCCGCCGTGAGATCCGCACGATATTTAGTGGACGCATCATCTATGCCGGTCGATACACAGCAGAACGTGGTGCCCGGATGGTCGAGGAACAGTTGGCTGATCTCATAGCATTTGGTCGTCCATTTATCGCCAACCCTGATCTCCCTGAACGCATTGCGAATGGTTGGGCATTTAACAATCTTAACGCCACCACGCTGTATGGCGGGGCGGGTGAAGGTTTTACTGATTATCCGATTTACAACGCGCAGCGTTAAAAAATTTAAGGGGCATATCATGAACAATGGAATTGAAAATAAAGTTATTTTAATCACCGGCGGTAATACAGGGATCGGTGCTGAGGTTGCTCGACTTCTTGCCAGTCGTGGTGCTAAGGTTGCAATCGCAGCACGCAGACAATCAAAAACAGAGCAAGTAATTGAGGAAATCACCCGCGCCGGTGGGAATGTCAGAGGTTATTCGCTCGATGTTACTGATAAGCATCAAGTTGAGTCCGTAGTTTCAGCCGTTATAAGAGATTTTGGAAGACTTGACGTTCTTATTAACAATGCAGGTCTGATGCCAATCCGCCCTATGTCAGAGGTCAATACTGACGAATGGGACGCCATGATTGATGTCAACTTGAAAGGCACACTTTATGGT is a window from the Candidatus Pantoea bituminis genome containing:
- a CDS encoding TetR/AcrR family transcriptional regulator — encoded protein: MNTTSQLHNNEIREHILATGQRIMAGKGFSAVGLNEILKDAGVPKGSFYHYFSSKEAFGVDMLAHYFDDYLADIDRTLSQPGLNMAQRLMNYWQQWRESQSFSECQGKCLAVKLGAEVADLSDTMRLTLEAGTSGIISRLAEALETGVAEGSLTIEDTPRTVAESLYQLWVGASVMVKIVRNTGPFDSALITTRKIIHITP
- a CDS encoding alpha/beta fold hydrolase yields the protein MKTIQVKDGSKIAYKDFGKGQTIIFSHGWPLSSDAWDAQMLFFGQQGFRVIAHDRRSHGNSSQTWDGNDMDTYAEDLSSLIEQLDLNDVVLIGHSTGGGEVARYIGTYGSARVSKAVLIGAVPPIMLQSEKNPGGLPMEVFDGIRAAVEKDRSQFYKDLTTPFFNYNRSSETPSDGVRESFWLQGMQGMQGMQGGIKGQYDCIKQFSEVDFTDDLKKIDVPTLIMHGDDDQIVPLADSAILSAQLVKDAQLKVYAGFGHGMTITQAGTINEDLLRFIEE
- a CDS encoding tyrosine-type recombinase/integrase, which gives rise to MPAGLPERLHAGARVPAMNLPQAMRLRRMALHDGRLPRYLLAPEVAALFSYIPDLQRASLVNLMWNTGARINEALALTPADFVLDDGCQPYVVLKTLKQRSRGRGRPRKDENQVPERIVPLTDKRFLSQLHQHMATFRPKRHYPLWPVIDRTAKRGLNEAVAEAERDGVTFPLTVCPSIHLQCACSTATRTRRP
- the bhsA gene encoding multiple stress resistance protein BhsA, whose protein sequence is MKNVTKAFAVIVLTAASFATVAATEVNAVPVKGQSIGVINASAVGTNLSDLQDKLAAKATEHGATSYRIISAGGDNHLYGTAEIYK
- a CDS encoding type 1 glutamine amidotransferase domain-containing protein, with product MKILMVLTSHDKLGDTGRQTGFWLEELAAPYYAFKDAGAEITLASPKGGNPPLDPKSNEPDFQTAQTHRFEADAGATAHLASTVRLDSVSQADYDAVFYPGGHGPLWDLAEDKNSIALIEAFLAADKHVALVCHAPGVLRHVKTPEGKPLVEGRKVTGFTNSEEEAVGLTQIVPFLVEDELIAKGGIYSKGADWSSYVVSDGLLITGQNPTSSAATAAQLLKQLGA